The Lemur catta isolate mLemCat1 chromosome X, mLemCat1.pri, whole genome shotgun sequence genome has a window encoding:
- the NAP1L2 gene encoding nucleosome assembly protein 1-like 2 — MAESANHKELSESSQEEAGNNIMMEGPGENQERGEDAAAGPGDDGKPGEEAAAGLGEEGEKGENAAAGSGKDERKGGDNDEDSDPDRPKGLIGYLLDTDFVESLPVKVKYRVLALKKLQTRAANLESKFLREFHDIERKFAEMYQPLLEKRRQIINAIYEPTEEECEYKADSEDYDDEEMYDEEEMYGNEEGMVHEYVDEDDGYEDYYYDYAVEDDDDDDDDDKDTEATGEENKEEEDPKGIPDFWLTVLKNVDTLTPLIKKYDEPILKLLTDIKVKLSDPDEPLSFTLEFHFKPNEYFKNELLTKTYVLKSRLAYYDPHPYRGTAIEYCTGCEIDWNEGKNVTLKTVKKKQKHRIWGTIRTVTEDFPKDSFFNFFSPHGISSNGGDINDDFLLGHNLRTYIIPRSVLFFSGDALESQQEGVVREVNDAIYDKIIYDNWMAAIEEVKACCKNLEALVEDIDR; from the coding sequence ATGGCCGAGTCAGCAAACCACAAGGAACTCTCAGAATCCAGCCAAGAAGAGGCTGGTAATAATATAATGATGGAGGGGCCCGGGGAAAATCAGGAGCGCGGTGAAGATGCCGCTGCTGGGCCTGGAGATGATGGGAAGCCCGGCGAAGAAGCCGCCGCTGGGCttggggaagaaggggagaaaggTGAAAATGCTGCTGCTGGGTCCGGGAAAGACGAGCGAAAAGGTGGAGATAATGATGAGGACTCAGATCCAGACCGTCCAAAAGGACTTATCGGTTATCTTTTAGATACAGATTTTGTCGAAAGTCTACCTGTGAAAGTTAAATACCGTGTGTTAGCCCTTAAGAAGCTTCAAACTAGAGCGGCCAACTTAGAGTCCAAATTCCTGAGGGAATTTCATGACATTGAAAGAAAGTTTGCTGAAATGTATCAGCCCTTACTGGAAAAAAGACGGCAGATCATCAATGCAATCTATGAACCCACAGAAGAGGAATGTGAATATAAAGCAGACTCTGAGGACTATGATGATGAGGAAATGTATGATGAGGAAGAGATGTATGGTAATGAGGAGGGTATGGTACATGAGTATGTGGATGAGGATGATGGTTATGAGGACTATTATTATGATTATGCTgttgaggatgatgatgatgatgatgatgacgacaaGGACACTGAGGCTACTGGAGAAGAGAATAAGGAAGAAGAGGATCCTAAGGGAATTCCTGATTTTTGGCTGACTGTCTTAAAAAACGTTGACACACTCACTCCTTTGATTAAGAAATATGATGAGCCTATTCTGAAGCTCCTAACAGATATTAAAGTGAAGCTCTCAGATCCTGATGAGCCTCTCAGTTTCACGTTAGAATTTCACTTCAAACCcaatgaatatttcaaaaatgagCTGTTGACAAAGACCTATGTGCTGAAGTCAAGGCTAGCATATTATGATCCCCATCCCTACAGGGGAACTGCGATTGAGTATTGCACAGGCTGTGAGATAGAttggaatgaaggaaagaatgtcACTTTGAAAACCGTCAAGAAGAAGCAGAAACATCGGATCTGGGGAACAATCCGAACTGTGACTGAAGATTTTCCCAAGGATTCATTCTTCAATTTTTTCTCTCCTCACGGAATCAGCTCAAATGGAGGGGATATAAATGATGATTTTTTACTTGGTCACAATTTACGTACTTACATAATCCCAAGATCAGTATTATTTTTCTCAGGCGATGCACTTGAATCTCAGCAGGAGGGGGTAGTTAGGGAAGTTAATGATGCAATTTATGACAAAATTATTTATGATAATTGGATGGCTGCAATTGAGGAGGTTAAAGCCTGTTGCAAAAATCTTGAGGCATTAGTAGAAGACATTGATCGCTAA